A single window of Aythya fuligula isolate bAytFul2 chromosome Z, bAytFul2.pri, whole genome shotgun sequence DNA harbors:
- the LOC116500955 gene encoding transcription factor jun-D-like, with protein sequence MSGGRSGRAAVKMEAPFYPEEGLELLPDFVPLPGFATAAAAGPEAAAAAAAAAAAAAAAAAAGGPKLLLGSAKKPPAAPSPLPGPFALRPPGSARGSAAALRLLPPAAAALGSAAELPLLKLPPAADLEQLLIQGGAGMAPGSPGPAAAGGAAAGAGSSASAGTFLYRQPVTQEQEGFADGFVKALADLHKQNQLLAAPPLSPPGPCCPGARPGAAAAAAGTAAEPPAVYTNLSSFNPAGPLSPSGSAYPAASAAPPPPPPPPPPPPLPFGAAGLGGGRLPPSRALEEPQTVPEVPAGEGGGAAGAAGGAGAGGSAPTPPSLSPLDAESQERLKAERKRLRNRIAASKCRRRKLERIARLEEKVKALKGQNAELAATANLLRAQVTQLQGRVRSHLSSGCHINAAAAAPPREPPAEPPAAPESSGAC encoded by the exons ATGAGCGGCGGTCGGAGCGGGCGCGCCGCCGTGAAGATGGAGGCGCCCTTCTACCCCGaggaggggctggagctgctgcccgaCTTCGTGCCGCTGCCGGGCTtcgccaccgccgccgccgccggacccgaagccgccgccgccgccgcagcaGCGGCAGccgcagcagcggcagcagccgccgccgggGGCCcgaagctgctgctgggcagcgcCAAGaagccgcccgccgccccctcgCCGCTGCCGGGGCCCTTCGCGCTGCGCCCGCCCGGCAGCGCCCGAGGCAGCGCCGCGGCCCTGCGCCtgctgccgcccgccgcc GCCGCGCTGGGCTCTGCGGCGGAGCTGCCGCTGCTGAAGCTGCCGCCGGCCGCCgacctggagcagctgctgatCCAGGGCGGCGCGGGGATGGCGCCCGGCagcccggggccggcggcggcggggggagcggcGGCCGGGGCAGGCTCCTCAGCGTCAGCGGGGACGTTCCTGTACCGCCAGCCCGTcacccaggagcaggagggcttCGCCGACGGCTTCGTCAAGGCGCTGGCCGACCTGCACAAGCAGAACCAGCTGCTGGCCGCCCCGCCGCTCTCCCCGCCGGGGCCCTGCTGCCCGGGGGCTCgcccgggggctgctgctgctgctgcgggcacCGCCGCCGAGCCGCCGGCTGTCTACACCAACCTCAGCAGCTTCAACCCTGCCGGGCCGCTCAGCCCCTCCGGCAGCGCCTACCCCGCTGCCTCGGCAgcccctccgcctcctcctcctcctcctcctcctcctccgctgCCCTtcggggcggcggggctgggcggCGGGCGGCTGCCGCCGTCGCGGGCGCTGGAGGAGCCGCAGACTGTGCCCGAGGTGCCCGCGGGCGAGGGAGGAGGTGCTGCGGGTGCCGCCGGTGGTGCCGGTGCTGGTGGCAGCGCCCCGACGCCGCCGTCGCTGTCGCCGCTGGACGCCGAGAGCCAGGAGCGGCTGAAGGCGGAGCGCAAGCGGCTGCGGAACCGCATCGCCGCCTCCAAGTGCCGCCGCCGCAAGCTGGAGCGCATCGCCCGGCTGGAGGAGAAGGTGAAGGCGCTGAAAGGGCAGAACGCCGAGCTGGCCGCCACCGCCAACCTGCTGCGGGCACAGGTCACCCAGCTGCAGGGACGGGTCCGCAGCCACCTCTCCTCCGGCTGCCACATCAACGCCGCCGCCGCTGCGCCGCCCCGGGAGCCGCCCGCGgagccgcccgcagccccggaGAGCAGCGGAGCCTGCTGA